From the genome of Phoenix dactylifera cultivar Barhee BC4 chromosome 17, palm_55x_up_171113_PBpolish2nd_filt_p, whole genome shotgun sequence:
TTTGTcttaaaaaacagaaaaagaagaagatggcctCGGTATCAAAAATTTGAATACTTTCAATCTTTGGCCTTGCTTGCTAAGTGGGAGTGGAGGACCTGGAGGTTCCTTAATAATGAAGCTGGTGTTTGGAAGAACCGACTTTCTTGGCTCTACTGTAAGAAAAAAGTTTGAGacttttttcttgaagaaagcCAAAAAGAAGCGCCCTTTCATTTGGCGCGCTATCTCATCTGCTTTTCGTCTCTTATGAAACATATCCAATTATGCTTTTCTGGAAGGACTGTTGGTTAACAGATTCTACTTCTGCATGCTCTTTCCCATCTTATATCGTTTCTCCAGAAAGAAACATGGAGTTATGGTTGACTTTTTTAAACCCAGAGCCCTCTCTTGGAACTTCAGTTGTCCCACTTCTATTCCCTCTGAGGCGAGGTTGGAGCAAACTAGACTCCTTGATATTCTTAGCAGGTTCAGCCTCTCCTCATTGCCTGACAAACTAATTTAGAAATTGGAAAGTTCGGAGTCTACTGTCTCTTTTAAGTAGACTGTATGCCATACCTGCAACAAAGAGCTTCCCAAATTTAAACGGGCAAGGATAGAATAAATGCTCcacaattcaaaaaaaagagtAGCCACAAATTTAAACGGGCATACAGTTGACGCCGAACAGAATTAATTTCAGCTCTTTGTTCATCTCGGATTGTGGAGAACTATCCTAAAGGTCCTCCACTGCTTCCTGTGTTGCTCTAACTGTTTGGTGAGTTGGTTGGCACCCAGGGAAAAGGTCCGGGTTCGAATCGAGGGTGTTGCTGAAGAAGAAATCCCTATGAGCTACATGCTCTGCAATGCACGAATTTTAAAGCATTGCTCTGTAATATacgctttcattttctttttgctgaaagagaaaaaaatccgATCATAAGAGTATCACCGAATTAGGATCAAGCATCCCAGAGGAACACCAACGTGACAAAGCACCCTCAACCCATTTCCCTCCTTCCATTCTACTTCGTTACACAGAAAAGACATCCATTAGCTCTAGCTTCGAGCTGGAGTCAGAGAATCCACAGACCAATCTCCGGAAGGATCAGCGCTGGTGCAACAACATGGACATATATTTGTTCACCTCCTCTTGGGCAACTGGAACGTCTTCTTCAAGAAGCGGTTGGCCGCATCGTCGTTCCGGTGGCACAGCACCCTCAGCACCGTGTTCGGATCCGAGCGGTTCCATTTCCTAGTAGTCGGCGGCATCGGCAGTATCCTTTGGCCTCCTGCGCCCCCCACGCCCGCTTTGCATGCCATCATGCTAAAATCCTCCACCAGCTGCTCCGTCGGCAGCCCCATGAGTGCCACCACCCCCTCCACCGGTGCCGCCTCCTTCTCCACCACCTCCTCCGCCACCAGGCCCTCCCCCGACGAGCAGAAGACCCGTTTCAAGCTCCCGAAGTCCTCCACCACCATCTCGTAGTCTGACCTCGTGAACGCACGAGCAGGCCCGCCAGCTAATAGAACAGTCAAGAAGCACTCGAAGGAGGCCTTCATGACCTCTCGCATGGCCCCCGGCTGCGCCCGGTCGGTGAGCACGGCCACGAGGAGGCTCAGGTTTTGTTTCAGCGCTCGGAGGGTGGGCTGGATGCGAGATTCGGCGACGGAGTGGGCGTAGATCGAGTTGTAGAAGGAGGAGGCGGAGTCGGCGAAGATGAGGCGGTAGGCGGCGACCTCGGAGACTTGGAGGATGGCAGCATGGATGGCGGTGCGGGCAAGGTCGAAGTGGGTGGGGGCGATGATACGGCGTCGGCACTGGTGGTTGCCGAGGGGAGTTCTGCGGGGTGAGGGGGAGTGGCCGGCgcgggagaagaaggagagggacttGTCGATGGAGTGGAGGAGGGCGAGGATGTAGTGGAGGGTGTTGAGTCGGACGTAGAGCCGCTGGGTGCCGCGGCTTGTGGACGAGCGGGGCTTGTTGGGTtggtcgccgccgccgccgccgccgccgccgccgccgccgccgccgccgccaaccGCCTTGACGGGGACGGTGCAGGGGTCCATGCCGGCTTGgcagggggcggcggccttctTCCACAACTGGAGGAGCATGGAGTCCTGGTTGCATCGAGTCAGTGGGGGCAGCGCCGGCACGTAGGTTTGCTTTGTGCCTGCAACATGTCCATTTAGAATTGGAATAGTTTCATGCAACATTGGATCCAAATCCACTTTGATTTATTCATATCAGCATTTGAATCATAattaacataaatttgtaccaGATAATCAAAACCAAATTGAACAGATCGGTAAATCCTACACCAGGGAGTCCTTGTACGCAAATTTATTAGTTCAAGCCTGAATTTAgttttattaaattttaatgGGTCGAACGAAAAAATAAACATCTATCCTTTCTCCATTGCTAAGTGCAAGAACGGATTAGATAAACTTGACATCTAAAGACCTTGTCTCTAAGTATAAACCAGAAAGCTGAACCCCAGAGTAGTGGTGCTAGTCTTGTTCTGTCATAGGATTTGCCATGCGAAACCCGCAAGCCTATTGTATTTTCGTGAGATACGAACCCATCCAGAAATTTGTTGTAGTAGCTTAACTACTGGGATCATCAGTCACTTACCACATGAAGCAACGAATGAAGTGTACTCCTGGACCAGGGCTTCCAAACCATCGGCAAGGACCTGGACCAATTCATCGCGTGCCCCAACTTGGATCTCGAAGAACTCATCCACAGTCACCTTCGCCAGCTTCATCAAATCAACGGCAGACTGTGCATATGGCTCTGCCTTGGACTTCGGGTTCCAATTCTACAAAACCACCACCAAGATCATCATTCATCAGACAGTAAATTAGTCAGTCCAAATGCTATCCCAATTCGAGGATTCCTATGAACACCAGTGATTCATGTGGACTCACCTCGTTATCTTTAGCTCTGCTAACGCACTGCTTCCCAATCTTCAACCTCTCATCTATCCAAGCCCTCATAAGATTCAAGATAATGGTATCCACTTCATAGGAAGCCATCTCCTTGATAATCCCCTTCCCACCATCATCGCAATCCGCAGCGTCCTCCACAACCATCTGAACCAACACCTTTTCTAGTTTTGTGGCGGTCTGAAGGACCCGAACCAACTCGTTGGTCAGGCCAGTGATCCTCGAGATGTACTGCTTCAGCACGATGCCGAAGCAGTTGTGGAGGGTCACCAGTGCAACAGCGGTTGGAACTGGATACCACTTCTTCAGTATGGGGCTGTAGGTCTCTTTCTCCACCATGGCCAAGTTCTCAGTTTCTCTGATGAGCTGCATCAGAATCTCGCTCGGATCCTCTTCTACTTCTACAACCATGCTGTCGACTCTCCCATCGCCATTCTCAAATATCTGCCATCACAAGCAAACATTATGTGATTCACAATTCAACTGACAACAAAGGATTCTCGTGGGACTGGCAACCTCCTAAAATTGTTCTACCATGCATGTAAAAATAGCATCCATTCGGgcatatattttttatgtatatGTAGGTACATATATCTGTGCGCATCTACCCTGCGTTGCTCCAAGATTCATGGTTTATACGGCTCgatgaatgaagcatgatatcatgAACCGACCGGCATATAATAAAACTTGATAAGAGCTCAACTATACCTGCCATATTCTGCACTATTAATCACACTTTAAAATTTAATGCTATTCGGAGCTTTAGGTTTAGGCATTGTTAAGAATTCAATATATTTAAAGACAGCAGGAGCAACCTCATCAAAGTATTATTTAGTTATTACTTGAAGCTATACTATCTTGAGAGACCACTCACCCTAGTAAAAGCGTTCTTGATAGAAGACTTTATGTAGCGATCAACCCGATTCCCTGAGAATGAGTTATTGGGAGCTTTATTGCGACGCTCGACCAGCATCGGTGAGCTTTCATTGCACGAAATGTCTTCGGTTCTCATCTTTGCGGTGGAGAGAGCCAAGCATAGCACATTCTCCATCATCCCCACGGCACCATCCTCGAACCCTTGGTGATAGTCCAAAAGCTTCCTCTCCGCCCATCCCTGCATGGAAGCCAATGCGGCAGACAAGACCCTGACATAGCCAGGCTCCCGATCGGGCCTCTTTGCGTCATTGGCCACCTCGACCAGCATCGCCAGTGTTGCAGTTATCAGGTCCGGTTCGACTTGCCCGGTCATGACGTACTGCTCGAAGAGGACCCAAGTGAGGCACACATTGTGGATCATCCTATTGATCCCCAAGGTGGTCCACGTCTTCTTCATCAGCTCGACGAGCTCGTCGACTTCGTCCAAGACCACGGTTTCATCCCGGAGATCGAAGATGGACCGGAGGAGGGACAGATAGATGTGAATGTTGAGGGGGTAGCCATCAGCCCAATGGCATGCTTCCATGGGAGAACTATTAGGATTGCGCCAAGCTAAGGTGCCGACGCAGTTGTTCAAGGCTCGCATGGCCTCGGAGTTCTTGCTCGTGTCGACGGGCTTGACCGTGGTCGATCGGACGATCTCTCGGAGACGTACTGCTGCGGCATTCTTTTGGTCCAGAGGCACCGAGGGGTGCGAGAGGAGGCCTGCTTCCAAGATATTGAGCTGCCGGCGCTGCCACTGGTGGTATTCATGCGCATCATTGAATTCCGAGGGTTTGAGATGGCGGAGGAGCTCCAGAGGAAGGATGATCGTCTCCACTTTTTTGTTCATCTGATGAAAGAAAACAGAAGGAGATCGAACGCAAATTTCTTCATCATGTTTTCTCCCAACAAATTATACAGCATCGAGATATATTCGATCTTTCTCGCAAAAGGAGCATCAAGATCTCATCCTTTTTCTATGCTagaaaagaggaagattttGACCAACCTGACCGACGAGGCTTCGCGTCAGGGTTTTCCGGAGGCGATTGTCGCTTTGCTCGGTGACGCCCATTTGCTGGCGCATGATCTCGGCCGACGTCATGGGGCGCTTGACCTTGACCGGCGAGGCggtcccccctcctcctccgcctgccGCCGCGGAGCCCATCTGGGTCATGGCCCTCACCCGCCTCGTCCGGAGCCCCAGCGAGCGCTTGATCCGGCTTTTGACCACCATCTGGGTCCCTCCTCCACCAGGCGCCGCCTTCTCCGGCTTGGACGCCGCCCCCTCGTCGGCCGGGGAGAGGTTCAGGGCGGAGCGGCCGGCGAAGCCGGGAGCGGATCGGCAGGAGGTGAAGAAGATCTCGTAGGCAGTCTCGCGGAGCTCGTCGCGGTCGACGGCGTCGAGCCCCCCGAAGGGCCAGTCGAGCTCGCAGCCGTCGGCCTCCGAGCGCACCTCCCCGAAGGACGCCGAGGAGAGGAGGCGGCGGCCCATCGGGGGGGCCATTCCAGCGGCGCCGGTGGTCGCCCAGCGCCCCGGCGTGGCGGTAATAATGGTGGTGGTCGCCGCGCGCGTGCGTGGAAACAGGAGGAAGAGGGAGTCGGGGAGGGAGGGATGGGACCCATCCCCTATAGTCCCCATAACTATAAAGAAATTGGACGTTGGAGGTAAGGAGAGAGAGACAGGGAGACGGTGAGGAGGATGCCAGCGGGATTCCCCGCTCGTTCTGGTGGGTTCATTGAGCTGGAACGCTTGGAGACGGTTGATGCCTCATCACTGCGAGGGGCTGCCGGTCCGATGGGCCGGTTCGGGACACGCCTTGCAGACTTCGGCTGGTGGTGATTATCCAACCCACCGGTCTAAATACTTTCTTTTTTGTAACAATGCCTCTAAATTTTCGGTCAGGTCCGGGTCAAAAAAAACCCCCCACCAGGAAAATCCAGAGAGGCTGCTCGTAACTAAAAAACGAGCCCGCCAAGCTCAACTCCAAACGGAAAAAGGATACGTGCGATGGCCGAGGATGGCTTTCGTTTTTATGGCCCAGGACAGGGCACTGCCAAAATATATACCTCTTATTTTACTcagaaaaaggcaaaaaaaaaaagtactccTGAATTTGAGCTGAATTTAATTTGGATGGTAACTGCAAAACAGCTACCATCTGACATGAAGATAAGCCTTGCGTAATATTCCAGAATTTGGGTATGGAGAATCTGCGGCTTAATTGCTTAACAATAGTTTTTAGATCCTCTACTTATGCAAACTTTTAGCTGTTGTCCATAATTTTGAGttggaggaagaagaccaagtatTGGTCCTGGCGAACGAGAATTCAATATgagattctattttttttttttaaaaaaaaaatgttataaaGGTAATATTAGCATAAACAGATGTTATGCTCTTTAGGATACTCGATAGGAGAATGAAAAAGTGTTTTGACTTAAGCAAAGAACTAATGATCATTTTGTAGATAGATAAACTGGACATAGGTTCATGATGATTTGCTTCTATGCCGGATTTTGTTGAGGAAAttacaaaacaaataaaaagggAAATAAAGGGCCATCTCGATGGTTCCAGTAAAGGAGCATCCAAGTCATCATCAAGTTGGAATTAGGTTCTACCTATTAGAATTCGAAATACCAAATCTGTTATGATATTTGCTATTACAGATTTCAACGAAGAATTCAGGAAGCAACCCTGCATAGATATGATATTTCTTGTTATATTCTAGTCCATTTGTTTGGTTCTCATGTTTTATGATAAGAAACAAACGCGAGCTAAAGCCATGTAGGGCGGAACTTGAAAGCAGTATCTATTTATACAGGATTACAGGGGCCTATATGCAACAGTCTAATATGGCAACATTTTTAACATTAGGTTCTTTTAAAACATAACCCTTTATCTAACATAATAATTACAGAGATAACTTTTTTGAGTTTGAACCAGGCCCTGCACCCCGAGCGCGTTTTACATTCATGACCCACTAGTGAAAACTAATAGTTCTTCTATAATTAGCAGTATCTATTTATACAGGATTACAGGGGGCTATATGCAACAGTCTAATATGGTAACATGTTTAACATTAAGTCCTTTTAAAACATAACCCTTTATCTAACATAATAATTACACACACAACTTTTTTGAGTTTGAACCAGACCCTGCACCCCGAGTGCCTTTCCCATACATGACCGACTAGTAAAAACTGATAGTTCTTCTATAATTAGCAGAATATAATATTAGGTCGTCCCACAACCACTGTCATCAGTCAAGCTAACAGACACTTGTGTGGAATAAAATTGTTAGAATTTATTAAATACTACGTCTTGAACTACTATCCCTCTTGTAGAGTAGTTCTAGTAGTGGTCGTACTACTTCCGGCTTCTAAGGGAATAAAACCTCTCGTTGAACGTACAGTATCTAAAGAAAGATTTAGACCAAGACAAGCTTAGATTCCAACAGTAACACAAGTTTACATAGGCAAACCCTGCCACAATGAAGAACAGCTCGTTTATTTAGATATAATCGAGCAAGCCCCATTCAGGATATACATGACATCTTACATAGTATTTGCTATGGAAATATACTCAATAGTGAACATATTTTTCTAATATTAACCTAGTTTGCAGCCCTGAAATGGAAGGAACCCATGCGCAAGAGCCGCATGCCAGGCTTTCTCAACGCCGGTAACAGTGTCACCACATTCATGTCCATTCCATTCTTCCAATGCATGAACTATTCCAGCTACACGCCATGCACTCATCACGCTCCTAGGCAGCCAATTCTGGTAGTGCCGTGCAAAAAACACGTACAGACATTTGTAAGAAATGGAGAAATTAGATGTATTTCACACATGAAACATGATAAGATGTTTAGAAAAGATTTAGCTCTATTATGTCATATTTGGATATTCTCTTTTCGTAGATCTTAAGTTGGACACCAATTTGGAGTCCAATATTCTTTTTGAGAATAATTTCTTTATTATAAGATCTCATTTGTCAAAGTCGCAACCATCACATCGATCAAGAAGAAAATCAACCTTTCACGTTACTTATCTCGGATCTTATATTATATCTATAGATTTTTATCTTATTTCACTATGTTAGGCAGCTCTAAGCTCATATAATTTCCAATATTCCATATAAATTATTTAGCTGTTGAAGAGTGAAAAATCTTGTGCATGTATAACATGACTAGCTCATGCATGTATGATGTTTAAATGTACCTCACATGTATGTAAATTTTCATAGGTCCTAGGAACCACCATTGCCGGAGTACAGTGATAAATGCAATCTTTGCGAACCAGCTTGGGAGGGAATTGGGTAAATGGAATAAAACGAATGCCTTTGCTGGCCCTCAGTTGTTCTTGATCCGTCACTCCATCTCCAACTAACCATACCTGAATCCATTAAGAAACATGTTACCATGGATCCTCCTTAAATCAGAAGCTTATAATTAATTACTGCGCCATTTTTACCCATAAATGTTGCAAACAGATAGTTTATACAAGGAAGAATGACAGATAGTTTATACAAGGAAGAATGATTTGTCATTCAATTTCATGTTTAGATGTACTCCAGAGGAGATGAATTGTGGGTCTTCATTGCGTTGTTTACTAGTTTCAACATTTTCAAAGCATGCCATTAGATTCGCTCAGCTTTCGCAGGAAAGCTTTATTTTTCAGACATCAAACATGGTTGCTACGGGGAAGTTGCTCGAGTAGAAGTAATTTACCGATTTGATAAGGTTTTTCTACTAAATTCTCAGCCCTACTTTATACCATCTGATCAATCAATAAAGTCATCTGTAGTTAGAATACATTgacataattttgtaaaatATCACCGGAATTGTTTACATAAATTCGTTTATAATAAGAAAACCGAAAGGTGCATCAAACTTTACCTCACTAGCGTAACTATCAGAGAGCACCAAATGGCCATGCAATTCTGGTGGCAACTGTAGTTTCAAGAGCTCGTATTTGTCCTTCTGAACCATCTCTACCTGTTGGACAACAAAGTTAATTTGCTGTTTGTAGGTCGGCAGTATAACTTCTATGTTTAATCAATGTTCATTAATCTCTAAAAGAGAGGAGGGTGTGCCGTGACTAATTGATCTACCTGGACTCCCCTTTTACATAAggttaaagataagaaataagCCATCTTAGAAAGGTTGCCTACGAGCAGAATACTGTTAGTTCCTTTGGGAACACTGTTTAGAACCCCTGCAACTGCCAAGCTGGTTCCATCCACAATTTTTGTCTTCAGTAAGGAGTTCCTTTTAAGATAGAGCTCACCATATCCATTCAGCGCACTTCCCTGTCCGTAGTTAGAAGATCATCAAAATGAAGCATATTTCTATATGCCAAtagctatttatttatttttatctataAGAAAGCGATTCTGAAAGGTAACAATAATCACCGCAGCAATGCACAGTGTTTTACTTACGTCCTTAAATCCATGCCAACTTACTTGGTTAAGGAGGCCAAGACTAATGACTTTGGCTCCCTCTTCTTCTGACTGCAATATTGCTTTCTCAATCAGAGTGTTGATTGCGTCTCTCTCAGACGATGATTTGTACTGCACAAAGAACACCCATCAAATCCAAATTTTTCCCAGATCACAGCCTTCAAATAAGCCTACTTTATTACAGTTCTTACCTGGAAGATGTACCTTGGCACCACCCTTGTTTCCATGATGAGTTTCTTGAATCTATTCCTCTCCGCAGTGAAGGCGGTCCCATAAATCCATGTCAGCAGCATCGATGCAAGCGTCAATGGCCACATAATCCACATGTAATATTTGGGAGTATACGGTTTGGATGCTAATGAGGAGAACCCGAAGCGTAGATGGTAGATAGATTGCAAGTTAGTCAAGTGGGTCAGGTGAACGACATGAGGCCTCTCCTCCTTTCCCTTGAGAGATCTTTCGTATTGTTCATCTGAAGACTTGTCGATGGTACCGTATACGTAGTCATAGAATGGCATGAACAAGGAGTAATTTGTTCGAAACTGTGTATGGTGAAGGGAATGGAACCTGCAGAAACCATCATCTCATTAAAATGTCAGCATCAAGACATGGAGCCTGTATATAGATCTCAGCAAGCCTTTGCACCATATTCCTCTATGGATCAATTTTTTATATGCGATCAGAGAGTCCTGGACCTGAAACTAATCTTTATAGTTCCAATGCTCGGATGATATACACTTACGAGGGAGTATACATCAGGTATTTAAGCGGGGGGAAGACATCGAAGAGCCATTTGGGGACTAGCTCAAAATTGCAGTGGCCCATGTAGTTCATGAAGTCGACATACATGGGATACCCCACAACTGCAGCGATGGACAGCGTTCCAGTTAATGCCGCGGTCACCAGAGGAAATGCGAAGAGTACGAAGTAGGACAACTCTTCAGCAAATGGATGGATAACAGCTGCCACCGTCCGGAAGGAACAGGTAAGAATTATCATGCAGATAAACATTTCAATTATAAGAGAACTAATAAGAAAATGATCGACAGACCAAACTTTTGACACACCATATTAAAAAGTTCACATTGTTAAAGCTCGATCGAGCCTtgtaattaatcaaaaaaatgttcatatttaataaaaagagtCCATGTAAACAGAACGACAGCAAGCAAGAActatcctatatatatatatatatatatatatatatatatatatatatatatatatatatatatatatatatatatgtatatatgtatacacacacacatatgatCATAgactgaaaaaaataattaccaGAAAATAGGTTATTCTTTATCAGAGAATAGAAATACATATATGGAGGCCACCAAACATCTCATGCTATTAGAACTTAAACGTTCATAATTAATGATAGAGTACATGGGAACACGAGCtagaaagaaaaatcaaaacattaAATACAGAGGAGCAAAGATGTTAGGTTAGACTTGGTCCCGTAATAACATAGCAAATAAATGCGTTCAAAGAAGCGGTCTGGGTCATGTTCGTTTTCAATGGTTTTATATTTCTTGCGCTCAAAATTATCTGATTTTTATATTCTACAACTAATATATATCTGTCATTTCCATGAGCAACTCTCTTGTTTAAAAATGCCGATCACCCAACTTCATGAGATTATCATTCATATTTTATCCTTTCCATAAATTAGCCTTCCAACGTGTGACAAAGGTCGTCCCTTAATTAGActtccacacacacacacacacacacacacacacagagagagagagagagagagagagagagagcagcccTTACATGTGATGGGCTCAGTGACAATGGAGGCATGATGGTGAGAGTGGTAACGCAAGTAGAGGAAATGGTGATGCAAGGCTCTATGAAGCC
Proteins encoded in this window:
- the LOC103711839 gene encoding protein unc-13 homolog, producing the protein MGTIGDGSHPSLPDSLFLLFPRTRAATTTIITATPGRWATTGAAGMAPPMGRRLLSSASFGEVRSEADGCELDWPFGGLDAVDRDELRETAYEIFFTSCRSAPGFAGRSALNLSPADEGAASKPEKAAPGGGGTQMVVKSRIKRSLGLRTRRVRAMTQMGSAAAGGGGGGTASPVKVKRPMTSAEIMRQQMGVTEQSDNRLRKTLTRSLVGQMNKKVETIILPLELLRHLKPSEFNDAHEYHQWQRRQLNILEAGLLSHPSVPLDQKNAAAVRLREIVRSTTVKPVDTSKNSEAMRALNNCVGTLAWRNPNSSPMEACHWADGYPLNIHIYLSLLRSIFDLRDETVVLDEVDELVELMKKTWTTLGINRMIHNVCLTWVLFEQYVMTGQVEPDLITATLAMLVEVANDAKRPDREPGYVRVLSAALASMQGWAERKLLDYHQGFEDGAVGMMENVLCLALSTAKMRTEDISCNESSPMLVERRNKAPNNSFSGNRVDRYIKSSIKNAFTRIFENGDGRVDSMVVEVEEDPSEILMQLIRETENLAMVEKETYSPILKKWYPVPTAVALVTLHNCFGIVLKQYISRITGLTNELVRVLQTATKLEKVLVQMVVEDAADCDDGGKGIIKEMASYEVDTIILNLMRAWIDERLKIGKQCVSRAKDNENWNPKSKAEPYAQSAVDLMKLAKVTVDEFFEIQVGARDELVQVLADGLEALVQEYTSFVASCGTKQTYVPALPPLTRCNQDSMLLQLWKKAAAPCQAGMDPCTVPVKAVGGGGGGGGGGGGGGGDQPNKPRSSTSRGTQRLYVRLNTLHYILALLHSIDKSLSFFSRAGHSPSPRRTPLGNHQCRRRIIAPTHFDLARTAIHAAILQVSEVAAYRLIFADSASSFYNSIYAHSVAESRIQPTLRALKQNLSLLVAVLTDRAQPGAMREVMKASFECFLTVLLAGGPARAFTRSDYEMVVEDFGSLKRVFCSSGEGLVAEEVVEKEAAPVEGVVALMGLPTEQLVEDFSMMACKAGVGGAGGQRILPMPPTTRKWNRSDPNTVLRVLCHRNDDAANRFLKKTFQLPKRR
- the LOC103699030 gene encoding very-long-chain aldehyde decarbonylase GL1-6-like isoform X1 gives rise to the protein MASQPGPLTRWPWHRLGNFKYVLLAPWVAHSMHKFMADSGEQLRDMSNFLIFPMLLLRLLHSQLWITFSRFQTAKSKHRIVDKSLDFDQVDRERNWDDQIILTALFLYMVNMVVPGGSHLPWWETRGVVLIILLHMGPVEFIYYWLHRALHHHFLYLRYHSHHHASIVTEPITSVIHPFAEELSYFVLFAFPLVTAALTGTLSIAAVVGYPMYVDFMNYMGHCNFELVPKWLFDVFPPLKYLMYTPSFHSLHHTQFRTNYSLFMPFYDYVYGTIDKSSDEQYERSLKGKEERPHVVHLTHLTNLQSIYHLRFGFSSLASKPYTPKYYMWIMWPLTLASMLLTWIYGTAFTAERNRFKKLIMETRVVPRYIFQYKSSSERDAINTLIEKAILQSEEEGAKVISLGLLNQGSALNGYGELYLKRNSLLKTKIVDGTSLAVAGVLNSVPKGTNSILLVGNLSKMAYFLSLTLCKRGVQVEMVQKDKYELLKLQLPPELHGHLVLSDSYASEVWLVGDGVTDQEQLRASKGIRFIPFTQFPPKLVRKDCIYHCTPAMVVPRTYENLHTCENWLPRSVMSAWRVAGIVHALEEWNGHECGDTVTGVEKAWHAALAHGFLPFQGCKLG
- the LOC103699030 gene encoding very-long-chain aldehyde decarbonylase GL1-6-like isoform X2 yields the protein MYVDFMNYMGHCNFELVPKWLFDVFPPLKYLMYTPSFHSLHHTQFRTNYSLFMPFYDYVYGTIDKSSDEQYERSLKGKEERPHVVHLTHLTNLQSIYHLRFGFSSLASKPYTPKYYMWIMWPLTLASMLLTWIYGTAFTAERNRFKKLIMETRVVPRYIFQYKSSSERDAINTLIEKAILQSEEEGAKVISLGLLNQGSALNGYGELYLKRNSLLKTKIVDGTSLAVAGVLNSVPKGTNSILLVGNLSKMAYFLSLTLCKRGVQVEMVQKDKYELLKLQLPPELHGHLVLSDSYASEVWLVGDGVTDQEQLRASKGIRFIPFTQFPPKLVRKDCIYHCTPAMVVPRTYENLHTCENWLPRSVMSAWRVAGIVHALEEWNGHECGDTVTGVEKAWHAALAHGFLPFQGCKLG